The Flavimarina sp. Hel_I_48 genome window below encodes:
- a CDS encoding SDR family oxidoreductase, whose protein sequence is MRSVLITGANKSLGFELARIMLKNDYYVFLGSRSKERGAEAVETLKSEGLDQVALVQLDVTDLNSIKTAVKTVSEKFGKLDILVNNAGILGGYDQKAVSVKPETMQEVFDTNFFGVINVTQAFLELLRKSDQPRIGNITSGLGSLTLQADPNWEHNEVKTAAYGPSKSALNAYSIVLAYELKDENFKVNVIDPGYTATDFNNHGGPFSVEESAHFLFEHIDLPEDGANGTYFSHEIEEAPHISPW, encoded by the coding sequence ATGAGATCAGTATTGATAACAGGGGCCAATAAAAGTTTAGGTTTTGAATTGGCCAGGATTATGCTTAAAAACGACTATTATGTATTTCTGGGAAGTCGTTCAAAGGAACGTGGAGCAGAAGCTGTTGAAACCCTTAAAAGTGAGGGTTTAGATCAGGTAGCTCTTGTACAACTAGATGTAACCGATTTAAATTCTATAAAAACGGCTGTTAAAACGGTTTCTGAAAAATTCGGAAAACTGGATATTCTGGTAAATAATGCCGGTATTCTGGGAGGTTACGATCAAAAAGCGGTTAGCGTAAAACCTGAAACCATGCAAGAGGTTTTTGACACCAATTTTTTTGGCGTCATCAATGTAACCCAGGCTTTCCTGGAGCTTTTAAGGAAATCTGACCAGCCGCGTATTGGCAATATCACTTCCGGTCTGGGTTCGCTTACCCTACAGGCAGATCCCAATTGGGAACACAATGAGGTAAAAACCGCTGCATACGGCCCTTCAAAATCGGCACTCAACGCGTACAGCATTGTGCTGGCCTACGAACTGAAAGATGAAAACTTTAAAGTGAATGTAATCGATCCCGGTTATACGGCGACCGACTTTAATAATCACGGCGGGCCCTTTTCAGTGGAAGAATCTGCACACTTTTTATTTGAGCATATTGATCTTCCTGAAGACGGTGCAAATGGAACGTATTTTAGCCATGAAATCGAAGAAGCACCACATATTAGTCCGTGGTAA
- a CDS encoding AraC family transcriptional regulator → MEYNIERKIVNYTLKTDPEKSNNIFSIHKNNSIEKLVSSDFLIPHRKDYYFFALILDVDEFSRHWIDMKPYQLQKHKLYFTEPSQIQLKEESCALHVFNMNFTKEFLSLDTQHLKDLPIIQNPHRGHMLHLKEADFKFLEEILENINTEYQSQKDWQHSMLHSYVSIFLIYCSRLYAEQYDDLKEQAESLVLHTFLDLVNKKYREQHEVSHYAAHLNISAGYLGDTVKQQSGKSAIAHIQERIVLEAKRLIYFTEESMKEIAFSLGFEDASYFNRFFKRHTAFTPMAYKKHIRKMYH, encoded by the coding sequence ATGGAATACAATATAGAACGTAAAATTGTCAACTATACTTTAAAAACGGATCCTGAAAAGAGTAATAACATCTTCAGCATCCATAAAAATAACAGTATTGAAAAACTTGTTTCTTCAGATTTTTTGATTCCGCATAGAAAGGATTATTATTTCTTTGCCTTAATTCTGGATGTTGATGAATTTAGCCGGCACTGGATTGATATGAAGCCTTATCAATTACAAAAGCACAAATTATATTTTACAGAACCATCCCAAATTCAGTTAAAGGAAGAAAGTTGTGCGCTACATGTTTTTAATATGAATTTTACCAAAGAGTTTTTGTCTCTTGATACGCAACATTTAAAAGACCTACCTATTATCCAGAATCCGCACCGCGGCCATATGCTTCATTTAAAGGAGGCGGATTTTAAATTCCTTGAAGAAATTCTTGAAAATATAAATACAGAATATCAAAGTCAAAAAGATTGGCAGCACAGTATGTTACATTCGTATGTAAGTATTTTTCTTATTTATTGTAGTAGGTTATATGCAGAACAATATGATGATTTGAAAGAACAGGCAGAATCTTTGGTATTGCATACATTTCTAGATTTGGTTAATAAAAAGTACAGAGAGCAACATGAGGTTTCCCATTACGCAGCGCATCTTAATATTTCTGCCGGCTATCTGGGCGATACGGTAAAACAGCAAAGTGGTAAATCTGCAATTGCTCATATTCAAGAGCGTATTGTACTTGAAGCCAAGCGTCTTATTTATTTTACGGAAGAATCTATGAAAGAGATTGCTTTTAGTTTAGGTTTTGAAGATGCATCGTATTTTAACCGCTTTTTTAAAAGACATACGGCATTTACGCCAATGGCCTATAAAAAGCATATACGGAAAATGTACCATTAA
- a CDS encoding Gfo/Idh/MocA family protein — protein sequence MSTRRDFLEKITISAIGLPLIYNSTNLFAAATLHEEGEILNVAILGLGSYGERVADAMQDCKRAKLVGLISGTPSKLTEWGAKYNIPEKNRYNYETYDQIKDNPDIDAVYIITPNALHKEAALRVAKASKHVISEKPMGLNAEEGQAMIDACKAAGVHLLVGYRLHFEPKTVAVIKMRQEGAFGKLNFFQGQTGFDIGDPTQWRLDKDLAGGGSLMDIGIYSINGARYITGEEPIWVTAQETKTEPEKFKEGVDETIQFQLGFPSGIVASCLSTYNMRYLDRFYLAGDEGFAEMQPSTGYGPIEGRTHKGKLTQPHTTHQTLQMDGMARIIYDNEQPIVPVDGEEGLKDLKIIDAIYKAVETGEKVEL from the coding sequence ATGAGCACGAGAAGGGATTTCCTAGAGAAGATTACGATTTCAGCCATTGGCTTACCTCTAATATACAATTCAACCAACTTATTTGCAGCAGCCACCCTCCATGAGGAGGGTGAAATCTTAAACGTCGCTATCCTGGGACTTGGTAGTTATGGAGAACGTGTTGCAGATGCCATGCAAGATTGTAAGCGGGCCAAGCTAGTGGGACTTATAAGTGGTACCCCGTCAAAACTGACCGAATGGGGCGCGAAATACAATATTCCGGAGAAAAATCGCTACAATTACGAGACATATGATCAAATCAAAGACAATCCTGATATTGATGCTGTGTATATCATAACGCCTAATGCATTGCACAAAGAAGCCGCATTGCGCGTTGCGAAAGCCAGCAAACATGTGATCTCAGAAAAGCCAATGGGCCTCAATGCCGAAGAAGGTCAGGCGATGATAGATGCCTGTAAAGCTGCCGGGGTACATTTACTCGTGGGTTACCGTCTCCATTTTGAGCCTAAAACGGTTGCGGTCATAAAAATGAGACAGGAGGGTGCCTTTGGGAAACTTAACTTTTTTCAGGGACAGACTGGTTTTGATATTGGCGATCCCACCCAGTGGCGCCTGGATAAAGACCTTGCCGGTGGCGGATCCTTGATGGATATAGGAATTTACTCGATCAATGGAGCGCGCTATATAACTGGTGAAGAACCTATCTGGGTCACCGCCCAGGAAACCAAAACAGAGCCGGAAAAATTTAAGGAAGGGGTAGATGAAACCATTCAGTTTCAATTGGGTTTCCCCAGTGGCATCGTGGCCTCTTGTCTTTCAACATACAACATGCGCTATTTAGACCGTTTTTACCTTGCCGGTGATGAAGGTTTTGCCGAAATGCAGCCCTCTACCGGTTACGGTCCTATAGAGGGTCGCACCCACAAAGGCAAACTGACTCAGCCTCATACTACCCACCAGACCTTACAAATGGACGGTATGGCAAGAATTATCTATGATAATGAGCAACCTATAGTTCCGGTTGATGGTGAGGAAGGCCTCAAGGATTTAAAAATCATTGATGCGATTTATAAAGCGGTGGAAACAGGCGAAAAAGTGGAGCTTTAG
- a CDS encoding metal-dependent hydrolase translates to MKITYYGQNSFTLEMGGKKILVDPFITQNELSKDKIDIMQLEADYIFLTHAHFDHTLDAEAIAKNTGATIVANFEIYQHYTDKDLKAMPLNPGGQREFEFGKVKCVNAIHTSSFPDGSYGGIASGFIFMGEKNIYVAGDTALTMDMQLIPKWAKIDLAILPIGDIVTMGADDAIIASDFVQCDRVMGVHYDALPFIEIDHKEVKEKFKKANKQLHLVEIGATLEV, encoded by the coding sequence ATGAAAATTACTTATTACGGACAAAACAGTTTCACCCTTGAAATGGGAGGGAAGAAAATACTTGTTGATCCTTTTATCACCCAGAACGAACTCTCAAAAGATAAGATAGATATCATGCAGCTGGAGGCGGATTATATCTTCCTTACCCATGCGCATTTTGATCATACCCTCGATGCTGAGGCGATCGCAAAAAATACAGGGGCGACCATTGTGGCAAATTTTGAGATTTACCAGCATTATACAGACAAGGACCTAAAGGCGATGCCACTCAACCCTGGCGGCCAGCGGGAGTTTGAATTTGGAAAAGTAAAATGTGTAAATGCCATTCATACCAGCAGTTTCCCTGACGGAAGTTATGGCGGGATTGCCAGCGGCTTTATATTTATGGGTGAAAAAAACATCTACGTTGCCGGTGACACCGCATTGACAATGGACATGCAGCTTATCCCTAAATGGGCAAAAATAGATCTTGCCATTTTACCTATAGGCGATATTGTGACCATGGGAGCAGATGACGCGATTATAGCAAGTGATTTTGTACAATGCGATCGTGTTATGGGAGTACATTACGATGCGCTGCCCTTTATAGAAATTGATCATAAGGAAGTGAAGGAAAAATTCAAGAAAGCTAACAAGCAACTTCATCTTGTGGAAATAGGGGCAACCTTAGAAGTTTAA
- a CDS encoding HAD domain-containing protein: protein MVILLDIDGVMVPASTWKRPEFESDGFPKFSPRAAKSLQQILSETAAGIVLTTSHKDNYTIAQWEQMFAVRGFSELAIQKLAPNDTRLNRKEEVLRWLSQNSTQKRFVIIDDDKVLNSLPLSLRPRLVQTSATLGLTPELAEAAIDILNGPEFIPSETLEG from the coding sequence ATGGTAATTTTACTGGATATAGACGGCGTAATGGTTCCTGCAAGCACCTGGAAACGACCTGAATTTGAGTCGGACGGTTTTCCGAAATTCAGTCCACGGGCGGCAAAAAGCCTGCAGCAAATTTTAAGCGAAACAGCCGCAGGCATCGTGCTTACCACTTCGCATAAGGACAACTACACCATTGCACAATGGGAACAAATGTTTGCGGTACGCGGTTTTTCAGAATTGGCCATTCAAAAGTTGGCCCCTAACGATACCCGCTTAAACAGAAAAGAGGAAGTACTGCGGTGGTTGTCACAAAATTCTACGCAAAAACGTTTTGTCATAATTGACGATGACAAAGTATTGAACAGTTTGCCTTTATCCTTGCGGCCCAGGCTGGTACAGACCAGTGCCACACTTGGCCTTACTCCAGAGCTGGCCGAAGCAGCGATTGACATATTGAACGGACCTGAATTTATCCCTTCGGAAACATTGGAGGGGTAA
- a CDS encoding NTP transferase domain-containing protein — protein MDSEELRGLVLAGGKSERMGVDKANICYHQLPQQFHTASQLEDLGIKAFISIRKEQAQKADYKYIVDLHKNMGPMTGLLSAFETYECSWLCMGCDYPMISKVHIQKLLKERDKTVFATVFQDKNTGFLIPTLAIYECSFFLLLKENVLKKQFSLQKILKNNPCHIIPVDGDAYTSADTKNDYERITRKLGFSEGNREGQSE, from the coding sequence ATGGACTCAGAAGAGCTCCGTGGACTCGTACTTGCCGGTGGGAAGTCGGAACGTATGGGGGTAGACAAAGCTAATATTTGCTATCATCAACTCCCCCAGCAATTTCATACCGCCAGCCAATTAGAAGATTTAGGAATAAAAGCTTTTATATCCATTCGGAAAGAGCAAGCGCAGAAAGCGGATTATAAGTACATTGTGGACCTGCATAAAAATATGGGCCCCATGACCGGTCTCCTGAGCGCTTTTGAAACTTATGAATGTTCCTGGCTTTGTATGGGTTGCGATTATCCAATGATTTCAAAAGTTCATATTCAAAAATTGCTAAAAGAACGTGATAAAACGGTTTTTGCAACCGTTTTTCAGGATAAAAATACTGGTTTTTTGATCCCTACCCTGGCTATTTATGAGTGCTCTTTTTTTTTATTACTGAAAGAAAACGTGCTGAAAAAACAGTTTTCGCTTCAGAAAATACTTAAGAACAATCCGTGTCATATAATTCCTGTGGATGGGGACGCGTACACGAGTGCAGATACAAAGAATGACTATGAAAGAATCACAAGAAAGCTCGGTTTTTCGGAAGGAAATCGTGAAGGTCAAAGCGAGTGA
- the fdhD gene encoding formate dehydrogenase accessory sulfurtransferase FdhD yields the protein MKESQESSVFRKEIVKVKASEIQYTTDTLAVEEPFEISISVLKATPPIFNKNISITMRTPGHDADLAVGFLFTEGILSTPEQVEQVLVSENKVNVFLRNSETLDLSQLERHFYTSSSCGVCGKSSIDAIKTVCQLDLNPKPLKVDPELIKTFPAILRARQEVFDKTGGLHAAVLFDIHGNLLDLREDVGRHNALDKLLGASFKANNLPLDDKLLLLSGRASFELIQKASMAGIQVVMAVGAPSSLAVKLAMEFNMTLIGFLYENRYNIYCGQERILAEHAVEMDH from the coding sequence ATGAAAGAATCACAAGAAAGCTCGGTTTTTCGGAAGGAAATCGTGAAGGTCAAAGCGAGTGAAATTCAATATACTACAGATACTCTTGCGGTGGAAGAACCTTTTGAGATCAGCATCAGTGTATTAAAGGCCACACCGCCCATTTTCAATAAAAACATATCGATCACAATGCGCACCCCCGGTCACGATGCAGATCTGGCAGTGGGATTTTTATTCACCGAAGGCATCCTATCAACTCCCGAACAGGTGGAGCAAGTGCTCGTTAGTGAAAACAAGGTCAACGTATTTTTGAGAAATTCAGAAACGCTGGACTTGAGCCAGTTGGAACGCCATTTTTACACCAGCAGCAGTTGCGGGGTATGTGGTAAATCCAGTATAGATGCGATCAAAACCGTGTGTCAGCTTGATTTGAACCCTAAACCGCTTAAGGTAGATCCTGAACTGATCAAAACCTTTCCCGCAATTTTAAGGGCACGTCAGGAGGTTTTTGATAAAACCGGAGGCTTACACGCAGCCGTACTTTTTGATATCCACGGGAATTTGCTGGATTTGCGTGAAGATGTGGGCCGTCACAATGCGCTTGATAAGCTACTGGGCGCATCGTTTAAAGCAAACAACCTGCCCCTTGATGACAAATTGCTGTTGCTCAGTGGGAGGGCAAGTTTTGAACTGATTCAAAAAGCATCCATGGCAGGAATACAGGTGGTAATGGCGGTGGGCGCGCCGTCCAGCCTGGCCGTAAAATTAGCAATGGAGTTCAACATGACCCTTATAGGTTTTCTATATGAGAACCGGTATAATATCTATTGCGGGCAGGAAAGGATTCTTGCAGAACACGCAGTTGAAATGGATCATTAA
- a CDS encoding DUF7009 family protein, with product MKIRIKQNSIRFRLTRSEVEQVCKQGHYEEETDFNSGQFRYSVCTKEGIENLEAYFIENRITLYLPDTYATQWLDSEQVGFEHNMPLENGKELLLLLEKDFVCMDDNREDQSDNYPNPMAEKLR from the coding sequence ATGAAAATTAGAATTAAACAAAATTCCATACGCTTTCGTTTAACCCGTTCTGAGGTCGAACAGGTTTGCAAACAGGGTCATTATGAAGAAGAAACCGATTTTAATTCAGGCCAGTTTCGCTATTCTGTTTGTACTAAAGAGGGAATAGAGAACTTAGAGGCATACTTTATTGAAAATAGGATAACCTTATATTTGCCAGATACTTATGCAACACAATGGTTGGATTCTGAGCAGGTTGGTTTTGAACATAATATGCCTTTAGAAAACGGAAAAGAATTATTGCTGCTACTGGAAAAAGACTTCGTGTGTATGGATGACAACCGGGAAGATCAATCTGACAATTACCCCAATCCCATGGCAGAAAAGTTGCGTTAA
- a CDS encoding FdhF/YdeP family oxidoreductase codes for MKKEEKESRALTSEELTGIHTGTHKETAAGAKAVLVSMKHILDAMGPVRGGKALLNLNQKDGIDCPGCAWPDPDNERSKVAEYCENGAKAISEEATSKKVEADFFAKHSVYDLSLLSDYEIGKNGRIAQPMYLPEGGTHYEEISWDAAFTLIAKHLNTLESPDEAIFYTSGRTSNEAAFLYQLFVREYGTNNLPDCSNMCHESTSTALSESIGIGKGTVKLEDFYQAEVIMIMGQNPGTNHPRMLSALQKGKRNGATIISVNPIVETGLISFSNPQEVKGMLGASTKLTDVYLQVRINGDLALLQALAILMLEEEDKNPGSVFDQDFINEKTDGSMAYIEHLRTINIADLLPICGIPLEQLRETAAILCKKKKIIICWAMGLTQHKNAVYTIKEVVNILLLKGSIGKLGAGACPVRGHSNVQGDRTVGIFDRPSKELLDSLEKEFGFNPPREDGYDVVKSVKAMHKGKAKVFFGMGGNFSLATPDTAYTAEALRKCDLTVQVSTKLNRSHLVHGKEALILPCYGRTDKDFIDDELQFLSVENSTGVVHSTRGSLTPISDKLLSEPYIVCKMAKATLKDSVVDWDSYLNHYDAIRESIAACIPGFSEYNKKVRQPGGFYLPNGARHNTYETDTGKAHFNVRKVEAHPIKEDEFMMMTIRSHDQYNTTIYGLNDRYRGVYNERRVIFMNAKDIVKLGLKEKDLVDLYNYSDGKERIAPKFVVVPYNIPQQSVATYLPEANVLVPIESTSDKSNQPTSKSVVIKIVKHVRAQGEKHE; via the coding sequence ATGAAAAAAGAAGAAAAAGAATCCAGGGCGCTGACTTCAGAAGAGTTGACGGGTATTCATACCGGTACGCATAAAGAAACAGCAGCAGGCGCAAAAGCGGTATTGGTTTCCATGAAACATATACTTGACGCTATGGGACCTGTACGCGGTGGCAAAGCATTGCTCAACCTCAATCAAAAAGACGGTATAGACTGCCCCGGTTGCGCCTGGCCAGATCCCGATAATGAGCGTAGTAAAGTTGCAGAATACTGTGAAAACGGGGCAAAAGCAATCTCCGAAGAAGCCACGTCAAAAAAGGTTGAAGCTGATTTCTTTGCAAAGCACAGCGTTTACGATCTTTCGCTTCTTTCTGATTATGAAATAGGGAAAAATGGACGTATTGCCCAACCTATGTACCTTCCGGAAGGAGGAACGCACTATGAAGAAATAAGTTGGGACGCTGCCTTTACCCTTATCGCGAAACATTTAAATACACTTGAAAGTCCCGATGAAGCAATATTTTATACTTCGGGCCGTACCAGCAACGAAGCTGCTTTTCTTTATCAGCTATTCGTTCGTGAATACGGTACAAACAATTTGCCAGATTGTAGCAATATGTGCCATGAAAGTACCAGTACCGCGCTTAGCGAAAGCATTGGTATAGGTAAGGGAACGGTGAAATTAGAGGATTTTTATCAGGCAGAGGTCATTATGATCATGGGCCAGAATCCAGGTACCAACCATCCACGTATGCTCAGTGCGCTACAAAAAGGCAAACGCAATGGAGCGACTATCATTTCGGTAAATCCGATTGTAGAAACAGGGCTTATTTCCTTTAGCAACCCTCAGGAAGTCAAAGGGATGCTGGGCGCAAGCACAAAACTTACAGATGTTTACCTTCAGGTCAGGATAAACGGAGATCTGGCACTCTTGCAGGCGCTTGCCATATTAATGCTTGAAGAAGAAGATAAAAATCCGGGCAGTGTCTTTGATCAGGACTTTATAAATGAGAAGACAGATGGTTCAATGGCGTACATTGAACATTTGCGCACCATAAACATCGCAGATTTGCTTCCTATTTGCGGAATTCCACTGGAGCAGTTACGGGAAACGGCCGCTATTTTGTGCAAAAAGAAGAAAATAATTATCTGTTGGGCCATGGGCCTCACGCAGCATAAGAACGCTGTGTACACGATAAAAGAGGTTGTGAATATTCTCCTATTAAAAGGAAGTATAGGCAAGTTAGGTGCAGGCGCTTGCCCCGTACGCGGCCATAGCAATGTACAGGGAGATCGTACCGTAGGTATTTTTGACAGACCGTCAAAAGAATTGCTAGATAGCCTTGAAAAAGAGTTTGGCTTTAATCCGCCACGGGAAGATGGTTATGATGTCGTAAAAAGTGTAAAAGCAATGCACAAGGGCAAAGCGAAGGTATTCTTTGGAATGGGTGGTAATTTTAGTTTGGCTACACCAGATACTGCTTATACCGCAGAGGCATTGAGAAAATGTGATCTAACCGTTCAGGTTTCCACAAAATTAAACCGAAGTCATCTGGTACACGGTAAAGAAGCACTTATCCTACCCTGCTACGGTAGGACGGATAAGGATTTTATAGATGACGAACTTCAATTTTTATCAGTGGAGAATTCTACGGGAGTGGTGCACAGTACACGTGGTAGCCTCACCCCTATTTCAGATAAATTGCTTAGCGAACCGTATATCGTTTGTAAAATGGCAAAAGCAACCTTAAAAGATTCTGTGGTAGACTGGGATAGCTACTTAAATCATTATGACGCGATTAGGGAGAGCATTGCCGCCTGTATACCCGGATTTTCAGAATACAACAAAAAAGTACGCCAGCCGGGCGGATTCTATTTACCGAATGGAGCACGGCACAATACCTATGAAACAGATACGGGCAAGGCGCATTTCAATGTTAGAAAAGTGGAAGCTCATCCCATTAAAGAGGATGAATTCATGATGATGACCATACGTAGCCATGATCAATATAACACCACCATTTATGGTTTAAATGACCGCTATCGCGGTGTTTATAATGAACGTCGTGTAATCTTTATGAATGCCAAGGATATAGTGAAACTTGGTCTTAAGGAGAAAGATCTGGTAGATCTCTACAATTATAGTGACGGTAAGGAACGTATTGCTCCTAAGTTCGTCGTTGTTCCCTACAACATTCCACAGCAATCTGTAGCAACATATTTACCAGAGGCCAATGTACTTGTACCCATAGAATCCACTTCAGATAAGAGCAATCAGCCTACCTCAAAATCTGTTGTAATCAAAATAGTAAAACATGTTCGTGCTCAAGGAGAGAAACACGAGTAG
- a CDS encoding cold-shock protein, with product MKEGKVKFFNNAKGFGFIKPSDSGEEIFVHATGLIDEIREDDHVEYETEMGKKGLNAVNVRLID from the coding sequence ATGAAAGAAGGCAAAGTTAAATTTTTTAATAACGCAAAAGGTTTCGGATTTATAAAGCCAAGTGATTCTGGTGAAGAGATTTTTGTACATGCAACTGGTTTGATCGACGAAATTCGTGAGGATGACCATGTTGAATATGAGACTGAAATGGGCAAAAAAGGCCTAAACGCTGTTAATGTGAGACTTATCGACTAA
- the mltG gene encoding endolytic transglycosylase MltG — MYIKKILLAVALLGLVGAGIFAYTIYTSLFSPNTTFNNDEAHVFIKTNATYNDVRNALKPLLEDMESFDEVASRKGYVNNISAGHFIITKGSNNNEIVNAIRSGNIPITISFNNQERIENLAGRIAEQLEADSLSLVKVLRDSTFLRQQGLNENTALTLYLPNTYEFYWNTDAEGFRDKMVQEHKRFWNTQKIAAAKTVGLTLTEVYTLASIVQKETVKADERPRVAGVYLNRFNNGWKLDADPTVIYAVKRNAANFDQIIKRVLYKDLETDSPYNTYKYKGLPPGPITMPDLSAINAVLSPEKHDFYYFVADVSKPGYHMFAKTLSQHNANRQQYIRWINAQGVNR, encoded by the coding sequence ATGTACATTAAAAAAATACTACTGGCCGTTGCCTTACTGGGATTAGTGGGTGCCGGTATTTTTGCATATACCATTTATACCTCACTTTTTTCTCCGAACACTACCTTCAATAATGACGAGGCGCATGTTTTTATAAAAACCAATGCTACGTATAACGATGTAAGGAACGCGTTGAAACCACTGCTTGAAGATATGGAATCTTTTGACGAGGTGGCCAGCCGTAAGGGGTATGTAAATAATATTTCCGCAGGTCATTTTATTATCACAAAGGGGAGCAATAACAACGAGATCGTAAATGCCATACGCAGTGGTAATATTCCCATTACCATTTCTTTTAACAATCAAGAACGGATAGAAAACCTGGCTGGTCGCATTGCAGAACAGTTGGAAGCAGATAGTTTGTCACTTGTAAAGGTCTTGCGGGACTCTACATTCCTGAGACAGCAGGGGCTCAATGAAAATACGGCACTTACGCTTTATCTTCCCAATACCTATGAATTTTACTGGAATACAGATGCGGAAGGTTTCCGGGATAAAATGGTACAGGAGCACAAACGTTTTTGGAATACTCAAAAAATAGCGGCGGCAAAGACCGTGGGTTTGACCCTTACAGAAGTGTATACCCTGGCTTCCATCGTTCAGAAGGAAACCGTTAAGGCAGATGAACGGCCACGCGTAGCTGGAGTATATCTAAACCGGTTCAACAATGGCTGGAAACTGGACGCAGACCCCACCGTCATTTACGCTGTAAAAAGAAATGCAGCCAATTTTGATCAAATTATCAAACGTGTACTTTATAAGGACCTGGAAACAGATTCACCTTACAATACCTATAAGTACAAAGGTTTGCCCCCTGGGCCCATTACCATGCCAGATCTTTCTGCAATAAATGCCGTTTTAAGCCCAGAAAAACACGATTTCTATTATTTTGTCGCAGATGTTTCCAAACCTGGTTACCATATGTTTGCAAAAACGCTAAGCCAGCACAATGCAAACCGACAGCAATATATACGGTGGATCAACGCCCAGGGTGTAAACCGTTAA
- a CDS encoding GNAT family N-acetyltransferase — translation MAITLKGKQLYLRALEPEDLEFIHQIENDEELWELSTTLTPYSRFIIKQYLKNVHRDIFEVKQLRLAICKIDTQEVLGMIDLYDYDPKHHRAGVGIIITSSAERGRGYGAEALQLITTYSFTHLDMHQLYANILDGNDRSIKLFEKMNFKSVGVLKDWKRIRGSYKNEHLYQLINTDVH, via the coding sequence ATGGCCATAACACTAAAAGGAAAACAACTTTATTTGCGCGCTCTCGAGCCTGAAGATCTCGAGTTTATACACCAGATCGAAAATGATGAAGAACTATGGGAATTGAGTACTACACTTACTCCGTATTCCCGTTTTATCATTAAACAATATTTGAAAAATGTGCATCGCGATATATTTGAAGTCAAGCAACTTCGCCTTGCCATTTGCAAGATTGATACACAGGAAGTACTGGGTATGATTGATTTATATGATTATGATCCCAAACACCATCGCGCGGGCGTGGGTATTATAATCACCAGCAGCGCAGAACGGGGCAGGGGCTATGGTGCAGAGGCCTTGCAGCTTATCACTACCTACAGCTTTACACACCTGGATATGCATCAACTGTATGCCAATATCCTGGATGGCAATGACCGCAGCATAAAACTGTTTGAAAAAATGAATTTTAAGTCCGTGGGAGTCCTAAAGGACTGGAAACGCATACGCGGAAGCTATAAAAACGAACATTTATACCAATTGATAAATACTGATGTACATTAA